The following proteins are encoded in a genomic region of Haloarcula salinisoli:
- a CDS encoding Vms1/Ankzf1 family peptidyl-tRNA hydrolase, which yields MLDRLLGRASLKERVAELEEEKRHLERQLDAEEDRRAEATTARQRAEERENRLEDRVAELEDRVERLQSGDGSASGDSTAERLHGHRVGEILDRLAAFETEPEGVFTAYVAGEHDVPDAVRDAFGDRSETVAGTAPCLAVTDDAGLLSACLSVPVPPEPFAGWDDGVQFERSWFEPVGAHTVALVRSDLFALGEYDGRERTAFHGFDSELKSQHSKGGFSQSRFERLRDQQIENHVERCRAAIDEVDPETLYVVGEGSVIHEFDERAAVTRAVDATGDPEDALADAVRSLWTVRLVVP from the coding sequence ATGCTGGACCGGTTGCTGGGACGGGCGTCCCTGAAAGAGCGCGTCGCCGAGCTCGAAGAGGAAAAGCGCCACCTCGAACGGCAACTCGACGCGGAGGAGGACCGGCGCGCCGAGGCGACGACGGCTCGCCAGCGGGCCGAAGAGCGGGAGAACCGACTGGAGGACCGCGTCGCCGAACTCGAGGACCGCGTCGAGCGCCTGCAGTCGGGCGACGGCAGCGCCAGCGGTGACAGTACTGCCGAACGTCTCCACGGCCACCGCGTCGGTGAGATACTCGACCGGCTGGCCGCCTTCGAGACAGAGCCGGAAGGCGTCTTTACCGCCTACGTCGCCGGTGAGCACGACGTGCCCGACGCAGTCAGGGATGCCTTTGGCGACCGCAGCGAGACCGTGGCCGGCACCGCGCCGTGTCTCGCGGTCACCGACGACGCGGGCCTGCTGTCCGCGTGTCTCTCGGTCCCCGTTCCACCCGAACCGTTCGCCGGGTGGGACGACGGCGTCCAGTTCGAGCGCTCGTGGTTCGAACCGGTCGGTGCCCACACCGTCGCGCTCGTTCGTTCTGACCTGTTCGCACTCGGCGAGTACGACGGTCGGGAGCGGACGGCGTTCCACGGCTTCGACTCCGAGCTGAAGAGCCAACACTCCAAGGGCGGGTTCTCCCAGTCCCGATTCGAGCGCCTGCGCGACCAGCAGATAGAGAACCACGTCGAGCGCTGTCGCGCGGCCATCGACGAGGTCGACCCCGAGACCCTCTACGTCGTCGGCGAGGGGTCGGTCATCCACGAGTTCGACGAGCGGGCCGCGGTGACGAGGGCGGTCGACGCCACCGGCGACCCCGAAGACGCGCTTGCCGATGCGGTGCGGTCGCTGTGGACCGTGCGGCTGGTCGTCCCGTAA
- a CDS encoding ubiquitin-like small modifier protein 1, translated as MEWKLFAHLRDTAGDETVSVDVEPGATVEDALTALVEAEPPLRAELFEDGELAEHIRLLVDGEDAFAAREGLDTVVTAEMELALFPPVSGG; from the coding sequence ATGGAGTGGAAGCTGTTCGCACACCTCCGCGACACCGCTGGTGACGAGACGGTCAGCGTCGACGTCGAGCCAGGCGCGACCGTCGAGGACGCACTCACAGCGCTGGTCGAGGCCGAGCCGCCACTGCGCGCGGAGCTGTTCGAGGACGGCGAGCTGGCCGAGCACATCCGGCTGCTGGTCGACGGTGAGGACGCCTTCGCCGCCCGGGAGGGGCTAGACACCGTCGTAACAGCGGAGATGGAGCTCGCACTGTTTCCGCCGGTGAGTGGGGGCTAA
- a CDS encoding DUF1405 domain-containing protein — protein MESRGPLPRRYARYYLENAPSLVWLVVVNSVAILVGVRYYVETMPGVSTFLWPLYADSPTALFLMTLSLVTLWPFLGDSLEDVPVNRPLAYLHTIALVWLLKMGIWTVVALNLGFTVYFPALWAYFGIIVTHVGFIAEGALVPHYARTTRGALATALVLALANDLLDYGFGYYPPLRYEPGPALVVATVALSVGSVAVAARWLPRLEESGE, from the coding sequence ATGGAGAGTCGGGGGCCGCTCCCACGGCGGTACGCGCGGTACTACCTGGAGAACGCGCCGAGTCTGGTGTGGCTGGTCGTCGTCAACAGCGTGGCTATCCTCGTGGGCGTTCGGTACTACGTCGAGACGATGCCGGGCGTCTCGACCTTTCTCTGGCCGCTGTACGCCGATTCGCCGACGGCTCTGTTCCTGATGACGCTGTCGCTGGTGACGCTGTGGCCGTTCCTGGGTGACTCGCTGGAGGACGTGCCGGTAAACCGGCCGCTGGCCTACCTCCACACTATCGCGCTGGTGTGGCTGCTGAAGATGGGTATCTGGACGGTCGTCGCGCTGAACCTCGGTTTTACCGTCTACTTCCCCGCGCTGTGGGCGTACTTCGGTATCATCGTCACCCACGTGGGCTTCATCGCAGAGGGGGCGCTGGTCCCCCATTACGCACGGACGACCCGCGGAGCGCTGGCGACGGCGCTGGTCCTGGCGCTGGCGAACGACCTCTTAGACTACGGCTTTGGTTACTATCCGCCGCTGCGATACGAGCCCGGGCCGGCCCTCGTCGTCGCCACCGTGGCCCTGTCGGTGGGGTCGGTGGCAGTGGCGGCCCGATGGCTGCCGAGGCTAGAGGAGAGCGGTGAATAA
- a CDS encoding CARDB domain-containing protein has protein sequence MRKTALSVLLVAMVVLSGCSALENTGGSQTPSATGTPVETATPTQTDMGMANGSETETPAQFDASVRYPNGGVAGNESIVRIDVENTGGQQGQYNATLTADGEQVATESVTLDGGASTTVSLTHTFETTGQHDLSTGTSSRTIQVYDSARNFTDAAMERVETARIEESNTVDAAVSANETTFNITAEGSATIRKNYAAETQYRNVTTRTTLFGQTSVERTEEWTVDGTVFSRTIGDDGERDYTREPSDEFEDDNPLENDTVLDYLSTEHTDDEYVFIVETENSAESTELLRSFRESDDESDNSGPSAESIDELYFELRYDRQTGRSTTELIRFNARSGEDYDSFEFTSRREYVAFNETVSVEVPGEVRDRATPVNDSG, from the coding sequence ATGCGAAAGACAGCGCTGTCGGTACTCCTGGTTGCCATGGTGGTTCTCTCGGGCTGTTCGGCTCTGGAGAACACGGGTGGCAGTCAGACGCCGTCGGCGACCGGAACACCGGTCGAGACGGCGACGCCGACACAGACGGACATGGGGATGGCAAACGGGTCGGAGACAGAGACACCGGCGCAGTTCGACGCGTCGGTCCGGTACCCGAACGGCGGCGTCGCCGGCAACGAGTCGATAGTCCGGATAGACGTCGAGAACACCGGCGGCCAGCAGGGGCAGTACAACGCCACCCTGACCGCCGACGGCGAGCAGGTCGCGACCGAGTCGGTCACGCTCGACGGCGGGGCGTCCACGACTGTCTCGCTCACGCACACGTTCGAGACCACCGGCCAGCACGACCTCTCGACGGGCACCAGTAGCAGGACGATACAGGTGTACGATTCGGCCCGCAACTTCACCGACGCGGCGATGGAGCGAGTCGAGACCGCCCGTATCGAGGAGTCCAACACGGTCGACGCGGCCGTGTCGGCCAACGAGACGACGTTCAATATCACTGCCGAGGGCTCGGCGACTATCCGGAAGAACTACGCCGCCGAGACCCAGTACAGGAACGTAACGACGCGGACCACGCTCTTCGGTCAGACCTCTGTCGAGCGGACAGAGGAGTGGACGGTCGACGGGACGGTCTTCAGCCGGACCATCGGTGACGACGGGGAGCGCGACTACACCCGCGAGCCGTCCGACGAGTTCGAGGACGACAACCCACTGGAGAACGACACGGTTCTCGACTACCTCAGCACCGAACACACCGACGACGAGTACGTGTTCATCGTCGAGACCGAGAACTCCGCCGAGTCGACAGAACTGCTGCGCTCCTTCCGTGAGAGCGACGATGAGAGCGACAACAGTGGACCGTCCGCCGAGTCCATCGACGAGCTCTACTTCGAACTCCGGTACGACCGCCAGACCGGGCGCAGTACCACAGAGTTGATACGATTCAATGCCAGGAGCGGGGAAGATTACGATTCGTTCGAGTTCACCAGCCGACGGGAGTACGTCGCGTTCAACGAGACGGTGTCGGTCGAGGTCCCCGGCGAGGTACGGGACCGTGCGACGCCGGTGAACGACAGCGGCTGA
- a CDS encoding GNAT family N-acetyltransferase, with amino-acid sequence MRSGNRRYRMDSTVRQARLDDADDVVSFAEQVWNERPDTVDYIPDVFADWVESDGPDQHTVVAEVDGTAAGLCQVVLLTDHEAWFQGMRVDPDHRGEGLGLSMVEHCFDWARQRGATVGRNMVFSWNDAGLGQSVAAGFEPDTAFRFAHPEPDTDADPDVPVRNDPDAAWSYWTASDARTHLSGLALDPDRAWALSELTRDRLHRLADEEAVLAVTADGTTGMACRTGTRSEPSGDGALAEYAVGAWDDRGAAASLFDAIRADAAALEVEETRVLIPETPRHVAEAAAVRAELADWPDFVLSADLT; translated from the coding sequence TTGCGCTCCGGGAACCGACGATACCGCATGGACTCGACCGTCCGACAGGCCCGCCTCGACGACGCCGACGACGTCGTATCGTTCGCCGAGCAGGTGTGGAACGAGCGCCCCGACACGGTCGATTATATCCCCGACGTGTTCGCCGACTGGGTCGAGAGCGACGGTCCCGACCAGCACACCGTCGTCGCCGAGGTCGACGGCACCGCCGCCGGGCTCTGTCAGGTGGTCCTGCTGACCGACCACGAGGCGTGGTTCCAGGGGATGCGCGTCGACCCCGACCACCGCGGCGAAGGACTGGGCCTTTCGATGGTCGAGCACTGTTTCGACTGGGCCCGCCAGCGGGGCGCGACGGTCGGGCGCAACATGGTCTTTTCCTGGAACGACGCCGGTCTCGGCCAGTCGGTCGCAGCAGGGTTCGAGCCCGACACCGCCTTTCGCTTCGCCCACCCCGAACCCGACACGGATGCCGATCCCGACGTTCCCGTGCGGAACGACCCCGACGCCGCGTGGAGCTACTGGACCGCAAGCGACGCCCGGACACACCTCTCTGGGCTGGCGCTCGACCCGGACCGGGCGTGGGCGCTCTCGGAACTGACCCGCGACCGACTCCACCGGCTGGCCGACGAGGAGGCCGTCCTCGCGGTCACGGCCGACGGCACGACCGGGATGGCCTGCCGAACCGGGACGAGGTCGGAGCCGTCGGGCGATGGTGCGCTCGCCGAGTACGCCGTCGGCGCGTGGGACGACCGCGGGGCGGCCGCGTCGCTGTTCGACGCGATTCGCGCCGATGCGGCCGCCCTGGAGGTGGAGGAGACGCGTGTCCTCATCCCCGAGACCCCGCGCCACGTCGCCGAAGCTGCGGCTGTCCGGGCCGAACTGGCCGACTGGCCCGACTTCGTTCTCTCGGCGGACCTGACCTGA
- a CDS encoding ArsR/SmtB family transcription factor — protein sequence MDSAELLDLLGNANRRRILRLLAHKPCYVTEISEYLGVSPKAVIDHLKKLEGAGLVESRTDDQRRKYFSISRNLRLEVRVSPYEFGTKSAYPTSAGLDISTCRHLSIEVEDEDGGDLRDLARQLSRLEQLENELSLAQRWVQGRVTDVRDRFDEAIENGEGRLYAELVSALTQGPLSVQSLSREVEAPPELVEKALGRLAEEDVVERTDEGWQLR from the coding sequence ATGGACTCCGCCGAGTTGCTCGACCTGCTTGGAAACGCCAACCGCCGGCGGATTCTGCGGCTGCTCGCGCACAAGCCCTGTTACGTGACCGAGATAAGCGAGTATCTCGGCGTCAGCCCGAAAGCTGTCATCGACCACCTCAAGAAGTTAGAGGGGGCGGGGCTGGTCGAGTCCCGGACCGACGACCAGCGCCGGAAGTACTTCTCCATCTCGCGGAACCTCCGGCTCGAAGTCCGGGTCTCGCCGTACGAGTTCGGGACCAAGAGCGCCTATCCAACGAGTGCCGGACTGGATATCTCGACCTGCCGGCACCTCTCTATCGAGGTCGAGGACGAGGACGGCGGTGACCTCCGGGACCTCGCGCGACAGCTCAGCCGGCTCGAACAGCTGGAAAACGAGCTCTCACTGGCCCAGCGGTGGGTCCAGGGCCGGGTGACCGACGTTCGGGACCGCTTCGACGAGGCCATCGAGAACGGCGAGGGGCGGCTGTACGCCGAGCTGGTGAGCGCGCTCACCCAGGGGCCGCTGTCGGTCCAATCACTGTCTCGTGAGGTCGAGGCCCCGCCGGAACTCGTCGAGAAGGCGCTGGGTCGTCTCGCGGAGGAGGACGTCGTCGAGCGGACCGACGAGGGCTGGCAGCTCCGCTAG
- a CDS encoding DUF1611 domain-containing protein: MQVAVLAHDSFPDRAKTAVGLLRYGDHEVRAVLDRERAGGRVADHLPDVQDAPIVGSMDEVPEIDALVIGVAPIGGSFEESWRPDVRAALERGCNVLSGLHYFLTDDEEFAELAAEYGGKLVDVRKPPENLTVADASAGEVEATVVTTVGTDCSTGKMTTAYELRDAARERGLDAVVVPTGQTGVVIEGWGIVVDRVVSDYAAGAVERLVETPVGMDLVVVEGQGALGHPAYSGVTTSILHGSAPDALVMCHEVGRERVHGYESFELPSPAEYADLYERVAAPVSDASVVAGALNTRGLGDDAAADAVAAYGEAIDAPATDPVRGEIPEELLEAIV; this comes from the coding sequence ATGCAGGTCGCCGTCCTCGCCCACGATTCGTTTCCCGACCGCGCCAAGACAGCGGTGGGGCTGTTGCGCTACGGTGACCACGAGGTGCGGGCCGTGCTGGACCGCGAGCGAGCCGGTGGACGGGTCGCCGACCATCTGCCGGACGTCCAGGACGCCCCAATCGTCGGGTCGATGGACGAGGTTCCCGAGATAGACGCCCTCGTAATCGGCGTCGCGCCCATCGGCGGTAGCTTCGAGGAGTCATGGCGGCCCGACGTTCGAGCGGCCCTAGAGCGGGGCTGTAACGTCCTCTCGGGACTGCACTACTTTCTCACCGACGACGAGGAGTTCGCCGAACTGGCCGCCGAATACGGCGGGAAGCTCGTCGACGTGCGGAAACCACCCGAGAACCTCACGGTGGCCGACGCCAGTGCGGGCGAGGTCGAGGCGACCGTCGTCACCACCGTCGGCACCGACTGCTCGACGGGGAAGATGACCACGGCCTACGAACTCCGGGACGCGGCCCGCGAGCGGGGCCTCGACGCCGTCGTCGTGCCGACGGGACAGACCGGCGTCGTCATCGAGGGGTGGGGCATCGTCGTCGACCGCGTCGTCTCGGACTACGCCGCCGGCGCGGTCGAACGGCTCGTCGAGACACCGGTGGGGATGGACCTCGTCGTGGTGGAGGGCCAGGGCGCGCTCGGCCACCCAGCGTACTCCGGTGTGACGACGAGTATCCTCCACGGGTCGGCGCCGGACGCCCTGGTCATGTGCCACGAGGTCGGCCGCGAGCGGGTCCACGGCTACGAGTCGTTCGAACTGCCCTCGCCGGCCGAGTACGCCGACCTCTACGAGCGGGTGGCCGCCCCGGTATCGGATGCCTCGGTCGTCGCCGGCGCCCTGAACACCCGAGGACTCGGTGACGACGCGGCCGCCGACGCCGTCGCCGCCTACGGCGAGGCCATCGACGCGCCCGCGACCGACCCGGTCAGGGGCGAGATTCCAGAGGAGCTGTTGGAGGCGATAGTATGA
- a CDS encoding DUF5802 family protein yields MFEQFSRGYYLGRLYVEPREGGAAMCRDQHERVNRQLYGDEGVTRTDLPLVMKLGRRHFPVRGDEEVPADTLAVPEEVLADADIRNPPSLSEVFLAKADHAAQLLSVADTSDVVPDSAV; encoded by the coding sequence ATGTTCGAACAGTTTTCACGCGGCTACTACCTCGGCCGGCTCTACGTCGAACCACGCGAGGGCGGGGCCGCGATGTGTCGTGACCAGCACGAGCGAGTGAATCGACAGCTGTACGGCGACGAGGGCGTAACACGGACAGACCTGCCGCTGGTGATGAAACTCGGCCGGCGTCACTTCCCCGTCCGGGGCGACGAGGAGGTCCCGGCGGACACGCTCGCGGTCCCGGAGGAAGTACTCGCGGACGCGGACATCCGGAACCCGCCGAGTCTGAGCGAGGTGTTCCTCGCGAAGGCCGACCACGCGGCCCAGCTGCTGTCCGTCGCGGACACGAGCGACGTCGTGCCCGACAGCGCAGTGTAG
- the gatD gene encoding Glu-tRNA(Gln) amidotransferase subunit GatD, translated as MNAGDRVRVDRADQRYEGVLLPSSTDDHLVVKLDGGYNVGIDRDEASVDVLESDVYDVESAQDEESSSEIEFDDDLPTVSLISTGGTIASTVDYRTGAVTAQFDAEDVLRAVPDLAGMANYRGRVVANILSENMTPAVWQDLARAVYDEIEAGADGVVVMHGTDTMQFTASALSFMLDTPVPIVFTGSQRSADRPSSDNVMNAVSAVEAATSDCAEVLVCMHAGESDDRCALHRGTRVRKNHTSRRDAFETVGAKPLGTVDYDTDGDNSVSFHREYQSRGEQELALHDDLATDVELVKFTPGMDTAVLEAAAQSSDGLVIEGTGLGHVNTDWISVVDDLDIPVVMTSQCLEGRVCDRVYDTGRDLLDAGVIEGEDMLPGTAKVKLMWALANSDDVADTMGEPLAGEIQQRSTPWL; from the coding sequence ATGAACGCAGGCGACCGGGTCCGTGTCGACCGCGCGGACCAGCGCTACGAGGGCGTCTTGCTCCCGTCCAGCACCGACGACCATCTGGTGGTCAAGCTCGACGGGGGGTACAACGTGGGTATCGACCGTGACGAAGCGAGCGTCGACGTACTCGAATCCGACGTCTACGACGTCGAGAGCGCCCAGGACGAGGAGAGCAGCTCCGAAATCGAGTTCGACGACGACCTCCCGACGGTGTCGCTCATCTCGACCGGCGGGACCATCGCCTCGACCGTCGACTACCGCACCGGCGCGGTGACGGCGCAGTTCGACGCCGAGGACGTCCTCCGGGCGGTGCCCGACCTCGCGGGAATGGCCAACTACCGCGGGCGCGTCGTCGCCAACATCCTCTCTGAGAACATGACGCCGGCGGTGTGGCAGGACCTCGCCCGCGCCGTCTACGACGAGATCGAGGCCGGGGCCGACGGCGTCGTCGTCATGCATGGCACCGACACGATGCAGTTCACCGCCTCGGCACTTTCTTTCATGCTCGATACGCCGGTGCCCATCGTCTTCACGGGCAGCCAGCGCTCGGCGGACCGTCCTTCCTCGGACAACGTGATGAACGCCGTCTCCGCGGTCGAGGCGGCCACGAGCGACTGCGCCGAGGTGCTCGTCTGTATGCACGCCGGGGAGTCAGACGACCGCTGTGCCCTCCACCGGGGCACTCGCGTGCGCAAGAACCACACCTCCCGCCGGGACGCCTTCGAGACGGTAGGTGCGAAGCCGCTGGGCACCGTGGATTACGACACCGACGGGGACAACTCGGTGTCGTTCCACCGGGAGTACCAGTCCCGGGGCGAGCAGGAGCTGGCCCTGCACGACGATCTGGCGACCGACGTCGAACTCGTCAAGTTCACGCCGGGCATGGACACCGCCGTCCTCGAAGCGGCCGCCCAGAGCAGCGACGGCCTCGTCATCGAGGGCACCGGGCTGGGCCACGTCAACACGGACTGGATATCCGTCGTCGACGACCTGGATATCCCCGTCGTGATGACCAGTCAGTGTCTGGAAGGCCGGGTCTGTGACCGCGTCTACGACACCGGCCGGGACCTGCTCGATGCGGGCGTTATCGAGGGCGAGGATATGCTGCCCGGCACTGCGAAGGTCAAGCTGATGTGGGCGCTGGCAAACAGCGACGACGTCGCGGACACGATGGGCGAGCCCCTGGCGGGCGAGATTCAGCAGCGGTCGACGCCGTGGCTGTGA
- a CDS encoding potassium channel family protein: MASLPVEILLGIYLGLLVGVIPALVSWAMGFAFKYFTGVTIPGLGVVVLAIALAGVSGGLLALADQSITSAPNAERVVTAILLVGMVSLYAHSKGDKMGATFPKRLSLQGLRDKRLSADVVELVGGRDEVRIRVVGDVSDMEGYPPLPESLRAEIRGGEWTFPVDLRIGELETRMEERLKTEFDLGDVAVSIDEQGRASITAAPPFSGLSKRISDGRHAVSVDALLPTGLGRKDEVTVLTPDAEVRGTVVSARTTDTDEAKPVETPETPDVADADAPPAGVRAPTTAGGEGRLTVAVTRTDAGPLLRADSAKVVVEPRGTRREYELISLLRRAGNRFRRVTLDAESELDGQSLREARVRDHYGVAVLAVRKPGGWRLAPRGDTELVAGEELYVVGTTDALDAFEEAVA; encoded by the coding sequence ATGGCTTCCCTCCCCGTCGAGATTCTGCTCGGCATCTATCTGGGGCTACTCGTCGGCGTCATCCCGGCGCTGGTCTCGTGGGCCATGGGCTTTGCGTTCAAGTACTTCACCGGGGTGACCATCCCCGGCCTGGGTGTCGTCGTGCTGGCTATCGCGCTGGCCGGCGTCAGCGGCGGGTTACTGGCACTCGCCGACCAGTCGATTACGTCGGCGCCCAACGCCGAGCGCGTCGTCACCGCCATCCTGCTGGTCGGGATGGTGTCGCTGTACGCCCACAGCAAAGGGGACAAGATGGGCGCGACGTTCCCGAAACGACTCTCGCTGCAGGGACTGCGGGACAAGCGCCTGTCGGCGGACGTGGTGGAACTGGTCGGTGGGCGCGACGAGGTTCGCATCCGCGTGGTCGGTGACGTGTCCGACATGGAGGGGTATCCGCCCCTGCCCGAGTCGCTGCGGGCCGAGATACGGGGCGGCGAGTGGACGTTCCCCGTCGACCTCCGTATCGGTGAACTCGAGACCCGCATGGAAGAGCGCCTGAAGACGGAGTTCGACCTCGGCGACGTCGCCGTCAGCATCGACGAGCAGGGCCGTGCGAGTATCACCGCCGCGCCGCCCTTCTCGGGGCTGTCGAAGCGAATCAGCGACGGGCGACACGCGGTGTCGGTCGACGCCCTGCTCCCGACCGGCCTCGGGCGCAAGGACGAGGTGACGGTGCTGACCCCCGACGCCGAGGTCAGGGGAACCGTGGTCAGCGCGCGAACCACGGACACAGACGAAGCGAAACCCGTCGAGACACCCGAGACGCCGGATGTGGCCGACGCCGACGCGCCGCCGGCAGGCGTGCGGGCGCCGACGACCGCCGGCGGGGAGGGTCGGCTCACCGTCGCGGTGACCCGAACCGACGCGGGCCCGCTCCTGCGGGCCGACAGCGCGAAAGTCGTGGTCGAACCGCGTGGAACCCGTCGCGAGTACGAACTCATCTCGCTGCTGCGACGGGCCGGCAACCGTTTCCGGCGGGTGACACTCGACGCGGAGAGCGAACTCGACGGCCAGTCGCTCCGCGAGGCGCGGGTCCGGGACCACTACGGCGTCGCGGTGCTTGCGGTGCGGAAACCCGGTGGCTGGCGCCTCGCGCCGCGTGGCGACACCGAGCTCGTCGCCGGCGAGGAGCTGTACGTCGTCGGGACCACGGACGCGCTCGACGCGTTCGAGGAGGCGGTCGCATGA
- a CDS encoding TrkA C-terminal domain-containing protein gives MSADTLVPLQSNPTTEDPVLLAAWLLGVGFAAAVAAGLVAVVYRWYVRERVPTGLGVLFGLTVVSVYVGATGALGAVISDPQAEEAILQTSDVLPNLGAFALGAAGSSVGIRVGDAVGTDLFAATGGRTVDADVSEIVQTVGRVTSVKLPDDIDDIVGYDPMPEETKQSLAGKRFLFPRRLTKAELRDRLVSRLKTDYGVGHVDLELDDDGTVDYIAVGSRAAGIGPTLPPATNAVAVRADPANAASSGDLVQVWDTDPHERVLTGELRGVAGDVVTIAIDAADTPKLDPTREYKLVTLPVQDRPDREFASLLRAADETMGTITVPAGSELAGTPIGELGVTVAAITQPDSPPEPIPSRERVLDDGDVIYAIATPEALRRVETAANRQRPAAVPEDTDEGDGIEDDADGGDGVEDDGADDASETADEPAADEPADGDLLGEGDDEPTGDESASGTDDEPTGDGSASGTDGENTGATDEGPRN, from the coding sequence ATGAGCGCCGACACGCTCGTCCCCCTCCAGAGCAACCCGACCACCGAGGACCCGGTCCTGCTCGCGGCGTGGCTCCTGGGCGTCGGGTTCGCCGCCGCGGTCGCGGCGGGCCTCGTCGCCGTGGTGTACCGCTGGTACGTCCGCGAGCGCGTCCCGACCGGACTGGGCGTGCTCTTCGGGCTGACGGTCGTCTCGGTGTACGTCGGGGCGACCGGCGCGCTCGGCGCCGTCATCTCGGACCCGCAGGCCGAGGAGGCCATCCTCCAGACGAGCGACGTGCTCCCGAATCTCGGCGCCTTCGCGCTCGGGGCCGCGGGCTCCTCGGTCGGTATCCGGGTCGGCGACGCCGTCGGGACGGACCTCTTTGCCGCGACCGGCGGGCGCACCGTCGACGCGGACGTGAGCGAAATCGTCCAGACGGTGGGTCGGGTCACCTCGGTGAAGCTGCCCGACGACATCGACGACATCGTCGGCTACGACCCGATGCCCGAGGAGACGAAACAGTCGCTGGCCGGCAAGCGGTTTCTCTTCCCGCGCCGGCTGACGAAGGCCGAACTCCGCGACCGGCTCGTCAGCCGGCTCAAGACCGACTACGGCGTCGGTCACGTCGACCTCGAACTCGACGACGACGGCACCGTCGACTACATCGCCGTGGGCTCGCGGGCCGCCGGCATCGGCCCGACGCTCCCGCCGGCGACCAACGCCGTCGCGGTGCGGGCCGACCCGGCCAACGCCGCCAGCTCCGGCGACCTCGTGCAAGTGTGGGACACCGACCCTCACGAACGCGTCCTGACCGGCGAGCTACGCGGCGTCGCGGGCGACGTAGTGACCATCGCCATCGACGCGGCCGACACGCCCAAGCTCGACCCGACCAGGGAGTACAAGCTGGTCACGCTCCCCGTCCAGGACCGCCCGGACCGTGAGTTCGCCTCCCTGCTCCGGGCCGCCGACGAGACGATGGGGACCATCACGGTCCCGGCAGGCAGCGAGCTCGCAGGGACGCCCATCGGCGAGCTGGGCGTCACCGTCGCGGCCATCACACAGCCCGACAGCCCGCCGGAGCCGATTCCCTCCCGCGAGCGCGTGCTCGACGACGGCGACGTCATATACGCCATCGCCACGCCGGAGGCGCTCCGGCGCGTCGAGACCGCCGCGAACCGACAGCGGCCAGCGGCGGTGCCCGAGGACACGGACGAGGGAGACGGTATCGAAGACGACGCGGACGGTGGCGACGGTGTCGAAGACGACGGGGCCGACGACGCCAGCGAGACCGCCGACGAGCCGGCGGCCGATGAACCGGCCGACGGGGACCTCCTCGGGGAGGGCGACGACGAGCCCACCGGCGACGAATCCGCCAGTGGTACCGACGACGAGCCCACCGGCGACGGATCCGCCAGTGGTACCGACGGCGAGAACACCGGCGCCACAGACGAGGGGCCGCGGAACTGA